In Chitinophaga sp. HK235, a single window of DNA contains:
- the secG gene encoding preprotein translocase subunit SecG: protein MLIIFGILIILACVLLGFFVLIQNPKGGGLSGSFGGIGNQVIGVRQTTDVLEKGTWILATIIAVLCLTAPFFIGKTSKVSNSAPTAVERAGGGQPIAPAQTAPLPTTPSNNTPAPAPAPAPTK from the coding sequence ATGTTAATCATTTTTGGTATCCTGATCATATTAGCCTGTGTGCTGCTGGGCTTTTTCGTGCTGATCCAGAACCCTAAAGGAGGCGGTCTGTCCGGTTCTTTTGGCGGTATTGGCAATCAGGTGATCGGGGTGCGTCAGACTACTGACGTTTTGGAAAAAGGTACCTGGATTCTCGCTACAATCATTGCGGTGCTGTGTCTGACAGCTCCTTTCTTTATCGGGAAAACTTCCAAAGTATCTAACAGTGCTCCTACTGCTGTTGAAAGAGCAGGTGGTGGCCAGCCTATCGCTCCGGCCCAAACCGCTCCGCTGCCAACTACGCCGTCCAACAACACTCCGGCACCGGCTCCAGCACCGGCACCTACTAAATAA
- the lptE gene encoding LPS assembly lipoprotein LptE, producing MTTSIRTFITLAIIALLGGCSVHYSTTGASIDQGASTVNVRFIENRAPITNPTLSQKVTQKLRDKVTSQTRLTQVGDNEPRADYEFRGAITGYSFSNAAVTNVDKAATSRLNVTINITFIKRIGDKKGFTQSFTRSADFPATQLPTSVENNLLDNNIIPGIVDDIFNRAFANW from the coding sequence ATGACCACTAGCATCAGAACATTCATCACCCTGGCCATCATCGCCCTACTGGGTGGTTGCAGTGTACATTATTCCACCACCGGCGCCAGTATAGATCAGGGCGCCAGTACCGTGAATGTACGCTTTATAGAAAACAGGGCACCTATCACCAACCCTACGCTCAGCCAGAAAGTCACACAGAAACTGCGTGATAAGGTTACCTCCCAGACCAGGCTGACACAGGTAGGCGACAACGAGCCCCGTGCAGATTACGAATTCAGAGGCGCTATCACCGGCTATTCCTTTTCCAATGCCGCCGTTACCAATGTTGACAAGGCCGCCACTTCCCGTTTGAACGTAACCATTAATATCACGTTTATCAAACGTATTGGTGATAAAAAAGGATTTACCCAGTCCTTTACCCGTTCAGCCGACTTCCCTGCCACTCAGCTCCCTACCTCTGTAGAGAACAATCTGCTGGACAATAACATTATCCCCGGTATTGTGGACGATATCTTCAACAGGGCATTTGCAAACTGGTAA
- a CDS encoding sigma-54-dependent Fis family transcriptional regulator — protein MDIQAIKNRFGIIGNSPALNYALQVAAQVANTDLTVLINGESGVGKEVFSQIIHALSARKHNPFIAVNCGAIPEGTIDSELFGHEKGSFTGAVDSRKGYFETVNGGTIFLDEIGEMPLGTQARLLRVLETGEYIRVGSSKVQKTDVRVIAATNRDLLERTQHGKFREDLYYRLNTVPIRVPALRDRKEDIPLLFRKFSVDFSEKYKTPSIQLDEEARQVLVNYPWRGNVRELKNIAEQISVLSSDKLVTSNDLKRFLPEIPEVNRLPMLAAPQQTPGAANDFASERDLLYKLFFDMKKDVTEVKKMFFDILQNPNMAHSQEYHHPENHVLHSYPASSEMTMPAPGINNPQPIILPDNKIDHHEEVEETLSIADKEKELIVKALKKHKGKRKDAALDLGISERTLYRKLKEYNIAE, from the coding sequence ATGGACATACAGGCTATCAAAAACAGGTTTGGCATTATCGGAAACAGTCCCGCATTGAACTACGCGCTGCAGGTGGCCGCTCAGGTGGCCAATACAGACCTCACCGTACTCATTAACGGGGAAAGTGGCGTAGGTAAAGAAGTTTTTTCGCAGATCATTCATGCACTGAGTGCACGTAAACATAATCCCTTTATTGCGGTCAACTGCGGCGCTATTCCCGAAGGTACCATCGACTCCGAACTGTTCGGACACGAAAAAGGCTCCTTCACCGGCGCAGTAGACAGCCGTAAAGGTTATTTCGAAACCGTCAACGGCGGCACCATCTTCCTCGATGAGATCGGGGAAATGCCGCTAGGCACACAAGCACGCCTGCTGCGCGTACTGGAAACCGGCGAATATATCCGCGTAGGCTCTTCCAAAGTACAGAAAACAGACGTGCGCGTAATCGCTGCTACCAACCGCGATCTGCTGGAACGTACCCAGCACGGTAAGTTCAGGGAAGACCTGTACTACCGTCTCAATACCGTTCCTATCAGGGTCCCGGCGCTGCGCGACAGGAAAGAAGACATCCCGCTGCTGTTCCGTAAATTCTCTGTAGACTTTTCAGAGAAATATAAAACACCGTCGATACAGCTGGATGAAGAAGCCCGTCAGGTGCTGGTCAACTATCCCTGGCGTGGTAATGTGCGTGAACTGAAAAATATTGCGGAACAGATCTCTGTGCTGTCATCCGACAAGCTGGTTACTTCCAACGATCTGAAACGGTTTCTTCCCGAAATACCGGAAGTGAACCGCCTGCCGATGCTCGCCGCACCGCAGCAAACACCTGGCGCTGCCAACGATTTCGCCAGCGAAAGAGATCTCCTCTACAAACTTTTCTTCGACATGAAAAAAGATGTAACGGAGGTCAAAAAAATGTTCTTCGACATTCTCCAGAATCCAAATATGGCGCATTCGCAGGAATACCATCATCCGGAAAATCATGTGCTGCACAGCTACCCTGCCAGCAGTGAAATGACCATGCCGGCACCTGGTATCAACAACCCGCAACCCATTATTCTGCCGGATAACAAAATCGATCATCATGAGGAAGTGGAAGAAACCCTTTCTATTGCCGACAAGGAAAAAGAACTGATCGTAAAAGCACTGAAGAAACACAAAGGCAAACGTAAAGATGCCGCCCTCGACCTGGGTATTTCTGAAAGAACGCTCTACCGCAAACTAAAAGAATATAACATTGCCGAATAA
- the miaB gene encoding tRNA (N6-isopentenyl adenosine(37)-C2)-methylthiotransferase MiaB has protein sequence MLDQVTKVHDESRQGEALAPEATENQSYSKKFYIESYGCAMNFNDSEIVASILNQEGFGATRNIEEANLILVNTCSIREKAELTVRKRLTEFNRLKKSTPGLLIGVLGCMAERLKSKLLEEEKLVDMVVGPDAYRSLPSLITEAGTGQKSVNVLLSREETYGDISPVRLDNNGVTSFVSIMRGCNNMCTFCVVPFTRGRERSRDAHSIVREAAELFDNGYREVTLLGQNVDSYYWTSADDSETVTFAQLLERVALINPLLRVRFSTSHPKDITDEVLFIMAKYENICNYIHLPVQSGSNRVLQLMNRTYTREWYMKKVERIREILPDCGLSTDVITGFCTETEEDHQQTLDIMRFAFYDLAYMYFYSERPGTLAARRYQDDIPEDVKKRRLAEVVELHRQQAEINMKNDVGKTFKVLVEGTSKRSDEHLFGRNDQNKVVVFPRENFKKGEYVMVKVDSCTSGTLIGKAVQ, from the coding sequence ATGCTGGATCAGGTTACCAAAGTGCATGATGAAAGCCGCCAGGGAGAAGCTCTTGCTCCTGAAGCGACTGAGAACCAATCATATAGTAAAAAATTCTATATAGAAAGCTATGGTTGTGCGATGAATTTCAATGACAGTGAGATCGTTGCATCCATACTCAACCAGGAAGGTTTTGGCGCCACCCGCAATATAGAGGAGGCCAATCTCATCCTGGTCAATACTTGTTCTATCCGGGAAAAAGCAGAACTGACAGTGCGTAAGCGTCTGACCGAGTTCAACCGGCTCAAAAAGAGTACGCCCGGGCTGCTGATAGGTGTGCTGGGCTGTATGGCTGAAAGGCTGAAAAGCAAGCTGCTGGAAGAAGAGAAGCTGGTAGATATGGTGGTAGGTCCTGACGCCTACCGCAGCCTCCCCTCCCTGATTACGGAAGCAGGAACAGGCCAGAAGTCGGTGAACGTGCTCCTGAGCAGAGAAGAGACCTATGGTGATATCAGTCCGGTTAGGCTGGACAACAACGGGGTTACCTCTTTTGTGTCTATCATGCGGGGCTGTAATAATATGTGCACCTTCTGCGTGGTGCCTTTCACCCGTGGCCGCGAACGCAGCCGCGACGCGCATTCCATCGTGAGAGAAGCTGCTGAGCTGTTTGACAACGGTTACCGGGAAGTAACGCTCCTTGGCCAGAACGTAGACTCCTACTACTGGACCAGCGCTGATGACAGCGAAACCGTTACATTTGCCCAGCTGCTTGAAAGAGTAGCCCTCATCAACCCGCTGCTGCGGGTGCGTTTCAGCACCTCCCATCCGAAAGACATCACGGATGAAGTGCTCTTCATCATGGCGAAGTATGAGAACATCTGCAACTATATACACCTGCCTGTACAAAGCGGCAGCAACCGTGTACTGCAGCTGATGAACCGCACCTATACCCGCGAATGGTATATGAAAAAGGTGGAACGTATCCGTGAAATACTCCCCGACTGCGGCCTCTCCACCGACGTCATCACCGGATTCTGCACCGAAACGGAAGAAGACCACCAGCAAACCCTTGACATTATGCGGTTTGCCTTTTACGATCTGGCATACATGTACTTCTACTCCGAACGCCCCGGTACCCTGGCCGCACGCCGCTACCAGGACGATATCCCGGAAGATGTCAAAAAAAGAAGGCTCGCGGAAGTAGTAGAATTACACCGCCAGCAGGCAGAAATCAATATGAAAAACGATGTCGGCAAAACCTTCAAAGTGCTGGTAGAAGGCACCTCCAAACGCTCTGATGAACACCTCTTTGGCCGTAATGACCAGAACAAGGTGGTGGTGTTCCCACGTGAGAACTTCAAAAAGGGCGAATATGTAATGGTGAAGGTAGACAGCTGTACATCCGGAACACTTATAGGAAAGGCAGTACAGTAG
- a CDS encoding (Fe-S)-binding protein: MQIKTMATYAANGETPEILFWVGCAGSFDQRAQKITKAFATILDKTGVQFAILGKEESCTGDPARRAGNEFIFQMMAQNNIQLLNMYGVKKIVTACPHCFNILKNEYPALGGNYEVIHHTTFLQSLIDEGKIRMKEGGAFKGKKITYHDSCYLGRGNNIYEAPRKVLETLDAELVEMKRCRSKGLCCGAGGAQMFKEEEKGNIRINFERGREAVDTGAAVIAANCPFCMTMLTDGVKETGKEDEVKVLDIAELIAMNME; encoded by the coding sequence ATGCAGATAAAGACTATGGCAACATATGCCGCCAATGGGGAAACACCGGAAATACTCTTTTGGGTAGGTTGTGCCGGCAGCTTCGATCAGCGCGCGCAAAAGATCACCAAAGCATTTGCCACCATCCTGGATAAAACAGGTGTACAGTTTGCCATCCTCGGCAAAGAGGAAAGCTGTACCGGCGACCCCGCCAGAAGAGCCGGCAATGAATTCATCTTTCAGATGATGGCGCAGAATAATATCCAGCTGCTCAATATGTACGGCGTCAAAAAAATAGTGACTGCCTGCCCCCACTGCTTTAACATTCTTAAAAATGAATATCCAGCACTGGGAGGCAACTATGAAGTCATCCACCACACCACTTTCCTGCAATCACTGATCGATGAAGGAAAAATCAGGATGAAGGAAGGCGGTGCCTTTAAAGGCAAAAAAATCACCTATCACGACTCCTGCTACCTGGGCAGAGGCAATAATATTTATGAGGCCCCCCGCAAAGTGCTGGAAACCCTCGATGCAGAACTGGTGGAAATGAAACGCTGCCGCAGTAAAGGGCTGTGTTGTGGTGCCGGTGGTGCACAAATGTTTAAGGAAGAAGAAAAAGGCAACATCCGCATTAATTTCGAAAGAGGCCGGGAAGCCGTAGATACCGGCGCGGCTGTTATCGCTGCCAACTGCCCCTTCTGTATGACCATGCTCACCGATGGTGTAAAGGAAACCGGCAAGGAAGACGAGGTAAAAGTGCTGGACATCGCGGAACTAATCGCTATGAATATGGAATAA
- a CDS encoding (Fe-S)-binding protein → MRIVQELLFIIAFSVAVYLFSTKVRQIRRNILLGRDEDLNDHPDLRWKNVLLLAFGQKKMFRNPLVAVLHFFVYAGFIIINLEILEIILDGILGTHRLFVSVLGALYPVLIGAFEVLAVLVILGCAIFLIRRNILKLRRFMAKDLDGWPRSDANYILITEIVLMLLFLTMNTSDQQMQLRGSAHYVTTGPFLITGSLAPLFSGLSDSTLMGLERGGWWLHILGVLAFLNYLPYSKHLHIILAFPNAYFASLEPMGEMENMPAVQREVQLMLQPELAASEPAPEGIPKFGAKDVFDLSWKNLLDAYSCTECGRCSAACPANLTGKTLSPRKIVMDTRDRLEEVGRNINTNGTFTDDGKTLLRNYITEEELRACTTCNACVQECPVSISPLDIILQLRRHLVMEESSAPAEWTGMFSNIENNMAPWKFSMDDRDKWAEEMNQ, encoded by the coding sequence ATGCGAATAGTACAAGAGTTGCTGTTTATTATTGCCTTTAGTGTGGCAGTATACCTATTTTCCACGAAGGTGCGCCAGATAAGGCGGAATATCCTGCTGGGGCGCGATGAAGACCTCAATGACCACCCTGATCTGCGTTGGAAAAACGTCCTGTTACTGGCCTTCGGCCAGAAAAAAATGTTCCGTAACCCGTTGGTGGCCGTGCTGCACTTTTTCGTGTATGCCGGTTTTATTATCATCAATCTGGAGATTCTGGAGATCATCCTCGATGGGATACTGGGTACCCATCGTTTATTCGTTTCCGTATTGGGAGCACTTTATCCTGTACTGATCGGTGCTTTTGAAGTGCTGGCCGTACTGGTGATCCTGGGATGTGCCATCTTCCTGATACGCAGAAATATCCTGAAGCTCCGCCGCTTTATGGCCAAAGATCTGGACGGATGGCCGCGTTCGGACGCCAACTACATCCTTATTACAGAGATCGTGCTGATGCTGCTGTTTCTCACGATGAACACTTCGGATCAGCAGATGCAGCTGAGAGGCAGCGCACACTATGTTACCACCGGCCCTTTCCTGATCACCGGAAGCCTTGCCCCCCTGTTCAGCGGACTGTCCGACAGCACACTGATGGGACTGGAGCGTGGTGGCTGGTGGCTGCACATATTGGGCGTGTTGGCCTTCCTCAACTATCTTCCCTACTCCAAACACCTGCATATCATACTGGCATTTCCTAATGCCTATTTTGCCAGTCTGGAGCCTATGGGTGAGATGGAAAATATGCCGGCCGTTCAACGGGAAGTACAGCTGATGCTGCAGCCTGAACTGGCTGCCAGCGAACCAGCCCCCGAAGGCATCCCTAAATTCGGCGCCAAAGATGTGTTTGACCTCTCCTGGAAAAACCTGCTGGACGCCTACTCCTGCACCGAATGCGGACGATGCAGCGCTGCCTGCCCGGCCAACCTGACCGGAAAAACACTGTCTCCCCGTAAAATCGTGATGGACACCCGCGACCGTCTCGAGGAAGTAGGCCGTAACATCAATACCAACGGCACTTTCACAGACGACGGCAAAACATTGCTGCGCAACTACATCACCGAAGAAGAGCTGCGTGCCTGCACCACCTGCAACGCCTGCGTACAGGAATGTCCCGTGAGTATCAGCCCGCTCGATATCATCCTCCAGCTGCGCCGCCACCTGGTAATGGAAGAATCCAGCGCACCCGCCGAATGGACCGGTATGTTCAGCAACATAGAAAATAATATGGCCCCCTGGAAGTTCAGCATGGATGACCGCGACAAATGGGCCGAAGAAATGAATCAATAA
- a CDS encoding phosphoribosyltransferase family protein: protein MESRNIILTQDIIQKKIERIAYEIYELNSDGTEIILAGIWDRGVIVARKIAAVLEQISPLKTRIISLHLDKQHPGEVKVSEDIDFNDKVVVVVDDVANSGRTMLYALKPLLAYLPQKIQTAVLVDRRHKSFPLSVDFVGYSLATTLQEMVLVEMSGEQIISAYLK from the coding sequence ATGGAAAGCAGGAACATTATTCTTACACAGGATATCATCCAAAAGAAAATCGAGCGCATCGCTTATGAGATCTATGAGCTGAACAGCGATGGCACAGAAATCATTCTGGCCGGCATCTGGGACAGAGGCGTTATTGTGGCCAGAAAGATAGCAGCTGTGCTCGAACAGATTTCTCCGTTGAAAACACGGATCATATCCCTGCACCTGGACAAACAACATCCGGGAGAAGTAAAGGTTTCTGAAGACATTGATTTTAATGATAAGGTAGTAGTGGTGGTAGATGATGTGGCCAATTCCGGCCGTACCATGCTGTATGCGCTGAAGCCGCTGCTGGCCTATCTCCCTCAGAAAATCCAGACTGCCGTGCTGGTTGACCGCAGACACAAATCATTTCCTTTATCAGTCGATTTCGTAGGTTATTCCCTGGCTACCACCTTACAGGAAATGGTATTGGTGGAGATGAGCGGCGAACAGATCATATCTGCCTACCTGAAATAG
- a CDS encoding DUF2279 domain-containing protein, protein MLNNAWYKGYPRSSFHFFNDAGEWNQMDKAGHIFSAYFEGKYSRELWRWSGLPRKQQIWIGGLSGFTYQSVIEVLDGFSEEWGFSWSDMGANAIGSALLISQELAWDEQRIQLKFSTHPATYPEGILDEKARQLFGRSFPARALKDYNAQTYWASVNLYAFNKNTWLPRWLNIAVGYGADGMYGGRDNTWTDAHGVKYDYSSIPRIRQFYLSPDIDFTRIRSRKKSVRVLFQVLNMMKFPAPTLEINSLGKVKLHAIYF, encoded by the coding sequence GTGCTCAACAATGCCTGGTACAAAGGTTATCCCCGCTCCTCCTTTCACTTCTTCAACGATGCCGGCGAATGGAACCAGATGGATAAGGCCGGACATATATTCAGTGCTTACTTCGAAGGAAAATACAGCCGCGAATTGTGGCGCTGGTCGGGACTTCCGCGCAAACAGCAGATATGGATCGGTGGCCTTAGCGGCTTCACCTATCAGTCTGTAATAGAGGTACTGGACGGCTTTTCGGAAGAATGGGGCTTCTCCTGGAGTGATATGGGCGCCAATGCCATCGGATCTGCCCTGCTCATCAGCCAGGAACTGGCCTGGGATGAACAGCGTATCCAGCTTAAATTTTCAACACATCCTGCCACTTATCCGGAAGGCATACTGGATGAAAAAGCCAGACAGCTTTTTGGACGGTCTTTCCCGGCCAGGGCGCTGAAGGATTATAATGCCCAAACCTATTGGGCCTCTGTCAACCTGTACGCTTTCAATAAAAACACCTGGCTGCCCCGCTGGCTCAATATAGCAGTAGGATATGGGGCAGACGGAATGTACGGCGGCCGCGACAACACATGGACAGACGCACATGGCGTAAAATACGATTATAGCAGTATCCCCCGTATCCGGCAGTTCTATCTCTCACCGGATATCGACTTCACCCGAATACGCAGCCGTAAAAAAAGTGTCAGGGTATTATTTCAGGTATTGAATATGATGAAATTTCCTGCCCCTACCCTGGAGATCAATTCACTGGGCAAGGTAAAGCTGCATGCAATATATTTTTAA
- a CDS encoding phospho-sugar mutase, which translates to MDINIQNRVSQWLNGNYDAETVATLKKMQEGNPDDLNDAFYRNLEFGTGGLRGIMGVGTNRMNKYTVGMATQGFANYLKQTFSGEVKVAIAHDSRNNSRFFAETVANVFAANGIKVFLFESLRPTPELSFTIRHLQCQGGVVLTASHNPKEYNGYKAYWNDGAQLVPPHDKNVIREVENISSPDDVKWSGGEANITLIGKEVDEAYLRELQSLSINPDIIKQQHDLKIVYTPIHGTGITMVPEILQRFGFTNVNIVEEQSTPDGNFPTVVYPNPEESEAMNLGLKKAKELDADILLGTDPDADRVGIAVKDLKGQWVLLNGNQTGVLLFNYIVEGRRRKGLQRPSDFIAKTVVTSDLIDVFAAQNDINCYNTLTGFKWIADLIHRKEPNETFVCGGEESYGYMIGNNIRDKDAVSSVAMICEMAAYARSQGKSLFELLVNIYMQYGYYMEHLISITKKGMKGADEIAEMMRGYRENPPATINGSPVVTLYDYQLQQIKDIKTGEIKALDLPKSNVLQFVLADGSKISARPSGTEPKIKFYFSVNAPLNGVASFDAVTADLDKKIEGIIADMHLK; encoded by the coding sequence ATGGATATAAATATTCAAAACAGAGTATCGCAATGGCTTAACGGTAACTATGACGCCGAAACAGTGGCCACGCTGAAAAAGATGCAGGAAGGTAACCCCGATGACCTCAATGATGCTTTTTATCGTAATCTCGAGTTTGGTACTGGTGGATTAAGGGGAATTATGGGCGTAGGTACCAACCGTATGAACAAATATACTGTTGGGATGGCCACCCAGGGCTTTGCCAACTACCTGAAACAGACCTTTAGCGGAGAAGTGAAGGTAGCCATCGCCCATGACAGCCGCAACAATTCCCGCTTTTTTGCGGAAACGGTGGCTAATGTATTTGCCGCCAACGGCATTAAGGTGTTTCTGTTTGAAAGCCTCCGCCCAACGCCGGAGCTCTCTTTCACCATCCGCCATCTGCAATGCCAGGGCGGCGTGGTACTCACCGCCTCTCACAACCCCAAAGAATACAACGGCTACAAAGCCTACTGGAACGATGGGGCTCAGCTGGTTCCTCCCCACGATAAAAATGTAATCCGGGAAGTGGAAAACATTTCCTCTCCTGATGATGTGAAATGGAGCGGCGGAGAAGCCAATATCACCCTCATCGGTAAAGAAGTAGACGAAGCCTACCTCAGGGAACTGCAAAGCCTGTCTATCAATCCCGATATCATCAAACAACAGCACGACCTTAAAATCGTTTATACGCCTATCCATGGCACCGGTATCACCATGGTACCGGAAATACTGCAGCGCTTCGGCTTCACCAATGTCAACATTGTGGAAGAACAGTCTACACCCGACGGTAACTTCCCCACCGTTGTGTATCCTAACCCCGAAGAGTCTGAAGCCATGAACCTGGGCCTTAAAAAGGCCAAAGAACTCGACGCTGATATCCTCCTGGGTACCGACCCCGACGCTGACCGTGTAGGCATTGCCGTTAAAGACCTGAAAGGTCAGTGGGTACTGCTCAACGGTAACCAGACCGGCGTACTGCTGTTCAACTACATCGTGGAAGGCCGCCGTCGTAAAGGCTTACAGCGCCCCAGCGACTTTATCGCCAAAACCGTGGTAACCTCCGACCTGATCGATGTATTTGCCGCTCAAAACGATATCAACTGCTACAATACCCTCACCGGTTTTAAATGGATCGCAGACCTCATCCACCGCAAAGAACCCAACGAAACCTTTGTATGTGGCGGTGAAGAGTCTTACGGCTATATGATCGGTAACAACATCCGTGATAAAGACGCAGTTTCCTCTGTGGCCATGATCTGTGAAATGGCGGCCTATGCACGCAGCCAGGGTAAATCCCTGTTCGAACTGCTGGTCAACATATACATGCAGTACGGCTACTATATGGAACACCTGATCTCCATCACCAAAAAAGGGATGAAAGGAGCAGATGAAATAGCAGAGATGATGCGCGGCTACCGCGAAAACCCACCTGCTACCATCAACGGTTCTCCCGTAGTGACCCTGTACGATTACCAGCTGCAACAGATAAAAGACATCAAAACAGGTGAAATAAAAGCGCTGGATCTGCCCAAATCCAATGTGCTGCAGTTTGTGCTGGCCGACGGCAGCAAAATATCTGCCCGTCCCTCCGGTACCGAACCCAAGATCAAATTTTACTTCAGCGTTAATGCGCCGCTCAATGGCGTTGCCAGCTTTGATGCCGTAACAGCCGATCTCGATAAAAAGATCGAAGGTATCATCGCCGATATGCACCTGAAATAA
- a CDS encoding protein-L-isoaspartate(D-aspartate) O-methyltransferase, with the protein MRRYEDTYKQKGLRKQLVDSIRQKGITDENVLAAINTIPRHFFLDTAFESIAYDDRAFPIGEGQTISQPYTVAYQTQLLEPRPYEKILEIGTGSGYQACVLAELKMNVFTIERQKRLFDEVKAFPFKSKYPNLRLFYGDGYEGLPSYAPFDKVLVTAAAPHIPEKLLQQLKIGGKMVIPVGGQEVQRMLRITKISDTETEQELFDNFSFVPMLAGKQ; encoded by the coding sequence ATGAGGCGGTATGAAGATACTTATAAACAAAAAGGATTACGCAAGCAGCTAGTTGATAGTATCCGTCAGAAAGGTATTACAGATGAAAATGTGTTGGCGGCTATTAACACCATCCCCCGGCACTTTTTCCTTGATACGGCTTTCGAGAGCATTGCATATGATGACAGAGCCTTCCCTATCGGAGAAGGACAAACGATTTCACAGCCTTATACGGTGGCCTATCAGACCCAGCTGCTTGAACCCAGGCCGTACGAGAAAATATTGGAAATTGGTACTGGCAGTGGCTACCAGGCCTGTGTCCTGGCAGAGCTGAAGATGAACGTGTTTACCATCGAACGCCAGAAGCGGCTGTTCGACGAGGTGAAAGCCTTTCCTTTCAAAAGTAAATATCCCAACTTGCGCCTCTTCTATGGTGATGGTTATGAAGGATTACCTTCCTATGCCCCCTTCGATAAGGTGCTGGTGACTGCCGCCGCTCCGCATATCCCCGAAAAGCTGTTACAACAGCTGAAAATCGGTGGCAAAATGGTGATCCCTGTGGGAGGCCAGGAAGTACAGCGGATGCTACGCATCACCAAAATAAGCGACACGGAAACTGAACAGGAACTGTTTGATAACTTTTCCTTTGTGCCGATGCTCGCGGGCAAACAGTAA